The genomic segment CGATGGCTTGAAGCCTTTGAGGAGCTTCTCGGCGTCGTTGCGAGAGACGCTGAGGTTCcaggtggtggtggcgggGTTCCTCATGGTTGGTGATGTTCTGATGGATGATTGGGTGAGTCTGACCCTTGTGATTGATAGCGGGCCTTGTGGCAAGTCTGAATAAGGGAGAACGTGGGGCGTAAGGTGACGGCTAGAAAGTGGGATGTGGGAGATTTGAGATGGTAACAAGAATAAGGGTATTGCTCGATTTTGACTACTTGGGACGATGGAAGAGAGTTGAAGTGGGTTTTGGGAATCTCGGATTAGACCCATCTACGTACGAGTCTTGATATACTTTTCGCCTACGCTAAAGCAGTCAGTCCTGGGTGTTGGGAACTCTGGCGGCATAATCTTCCTATTGTGGACTACAAGGCAGTCGGAAGATTTGCGGTAGGCCAGGATACGTGTGCGGCTTCTGCGGGATTGGAATCGGGGGCTGAAATATGGAAACCCGCTAGGGCCATCATATCAGGGGTGGTCTGGAGTATATCATATGGCACACATGATCTGGTCCAGGTCCAGGCTTATCAGCTCAGACCACAATCTAATCCACGCAGTATTGGACATTGTGCTGAGAGCTACTTGTTTCGTCATCCATGCCGTAAGGCTTTCCTATCAGCTGTGACTGACGTGTATCGTCCAATAGCCGTCGACCCCATCCTGGTCATGCTTGAAATCGTCTGATGTGAGAGAATGGGATTGCCATTTTCGTTAAGCCCGTCGAGCCTGTCTATCGGTGCCAAGAAACACTGCGACCGCCAAGGGCTGTCCGTATAGCTAAATACGAGACATGTCTCCGCATAGCTATGATAAAGTCTTGGGGGGTTAGGGAGGATGCTAACGGTGTTGAGGCCCTGTCAATATTGAAAGAAACGATTCATAGCTGAGTCGAGGTGTAATAAATTGTGTATGTTTAATTTACTTTCATAGGACTTTCCAACATTGGTCTAGTTGGCAATCTTTTGCGGCTTTGGCTATAGTTTGTGTCTGGTGACAACTCGTCTCGTCTTGACAGAGCCAAGCTGGAGTGCTCCGTAGAGGCTTAGACAGGAAAACTTGTATAGATTTCTGGTGCCGGCAGTTAGTCTCGGTCTCGGGATGCCCGTCATGTCCTTTCTCGACTTGATGGTGCTCGGCGACTAGAAGCCCGAACCGAGATCTCAGGTACGATGCTATCTTGAGACAGAAACACTGAGAATCATATGCGACATggtaagtataaagaaaGGATGACTTCTCACCAACTTACTTACACCTTGTATCACCATAATCATCACTCTCTTTATCAGCCCAACTACCGACCTCATCTCAATCTCTCATTGACTCCGGCTGCTTTTCAAGCCTTGTCTTACACTCTTTTCTCCTTCGTCAACAATTTTTCTTGCCATTTACACGGTTTGTCGTCAAGATGATATCCCTAAACAACTTTTTCGTTGTGCTTGTGCTCCAACTATGGACTGCAGTCTGCAATGCCCAGTTCAGCGTTTGGCGCGCCGATACCAGAACCCCTACCGAGATGCGCGCCGCCGGTCTCTTCGCCCCTAGAGGAGCCAGCCAGATCCTCCAAATCGTCCCCAACGTCAGTATGTACAACCACGCAGTCGGCGCCGACAATGGCGCCAGCCGCGATAATGACGGCTACGTCTCCACCACCGCCAGCGAGGACACCGCCGTCGGCTTCCTCACCAACATGTTCAACGGCAACGGCTACGTCTACGAGATCGCGGCCGCGGCCAACTTCATCCAGGTCTCCGGCACTCTGGGCGAGTTCAGCCCGTACCCCAACGAGCAGGAGTACGCGGCGCTCGGAGGCTTCAGCTGGGACCAGGTCATCCGCTGGAGACACTACACCAACGGCGTTGCGGACGGCGGACTGCAGGATAACAACGAGTATGAGGGCCGCATCTACAACGGCCTGAGACCCACCAACTCCATGCCCAGCCTTGCTGGCTTCCCGGCCGGTCACCGTGCCTGGACCTTGTCTCCTTGGAACGCGTTTGCTCAGGGTGGTGCAGGATGCGGCGGTGGTAACGCTGCCCGCACTCTATTCGTTCGCCAGGGCACTTGCAACCCCAAGGAGAGTGCCGAGACTGTTGCCAAGAGGTTCATTGATGAGAACTGCTGGGCCAAGGACCTTTGCGGTTAAATCCCGATGACCGGCTGTCCTGTGAGCTTTCGATTTTGGAAGGGCACTCTTATTTCTGCACTAGCCATGCCTGTCGAGGCAGAAGGGATTAGTCGAGGTTATTGATGTCCTGATTAACTCAGGACTTAGGGGATAAGAATGGAAGGGATAGGAATGGATTGAGGGAGGCCAGACAGTCTTTACCATTGCTGATATCTTGAGAGTCTCATTTGTCTTCATATGTCTGTCTTAAGATATTCAAATATAGCTCGGACAACAAATGACATGTATCGTCAAGAAACCGCGTTTGCCCCCTTTGAGTATTTGTGATTCACGC from the Colletotrichum lupini chromosome 3, complete sequence genome contains:
- a CDS encoding cholera enterotoxin subunit A2, with the translated sequence MRHVCNAQFSVWRADTRTPTEMRAAGLFAPRGASQILQIVPNVSMYNHAVGADNGASRDNDGYVSTTASEDTAVGFLTNMFNGNGYVYEIAAAANFIQVSGTLGEFSPYPNEQEYAALGGFSWDQVIRWRHYTNGVADGGLQDNNEYEGRIYNGLRPTNSMPSLAGFPAGHRAWTLSPWNAFAQGGAGCGGGNAARTLFVRQGTCNPKESAETVAKRFIDENCWAKDLCG